The Streptomyces kanamyceticus genome window below encodes:
- a CDS encoding GOLPH3/VPS74 family protein: MGRSRRTIPEELLLLALDPATGTTAQPQSLDLGLAGAQLVELALAGRIAPDGDRIAVVMPRPTGDPTLDSALELLRRRGSPVRAVHWIGGPRLGLRQTYLSHLERCGMVHAVAGQMCGVLPTTRYQATDTAISREIRSRLDSAIRTGVPPDPRTAALAALAHAVGLGKHLYPGNEGRSSRSRLRDLIRHDPMGGLVAHAVMDVQNGVAAQPRRSAAPAGPAGPSGRQPARSAPDPAGVPMQPRRGSMARAVAH, translated from the coding sequence ATGGGCAGGAGCCGCAGAACAATTCCGGAGGAGCTTCTGCTGCTCGCTTTGGACCCGGCCACGGGTACCACAGCGCAGCCGCAGTCGCTCGACCTCGGTCTGGCCGGAGCACAGCTAGTGGAGCTGGCGCTGGCCGGACGGATAGCCCCTGACGGGGATCGTATCGCCGTGGTGATGCCACGGCCGACCGGAGATCCGACTTTGGACTCCGCACTGGAACTGCTGCGCAGGCGCGGCAGCCCGGTTCGGGCGGTCCACTGGATCGGCGGGCCCCGACTGGGGCTGCGCCAGACGTACCTCTCGCACCTGGAGCGATGCGGCATGGTCCATGCCGTGGCGGGCCAGATGTGCGGGGTGCTGCCGACGACTCGCTACCAAGCGACGGACACGGCAATCAGCCGGGAAATCAGGTCCCGGCTCGACTCGGCGATCCGCACCGGTGTACCGCCGGACCCGCGGACCGCGGCGCTCGCCGCCCTGGCCCACGCGGTCGGTCTCGGCAAGCATCTGTACCCGGGGAACGAAGGGCGTTCATCGCGCTCACGCCTCCGGGACCTCATCAGGCACGACCCCATGGGCGGCCTCGTGGCACACGCCGTGATGGACGTTCAGAACGGCGTGGCCGCTCAGCCGCGCCGCAGCGCCGCACCGGCAGGTCCCGCGGGACCCAGCGGTCGGCAGCCGGCCAGGTCGGCACCGGACCCCGCGGGGGTTCCGATGCAGCCGCGGCGTGGATCCATGGCACGCGCCGTGGCCCACTGA